The Nitrospirota bacterium genome contains a region encoding:
- the purD gene encoding phosphoribosylamine--glycine ligase, whose protein sequence is MKILVIGGGGREHALVWKLAQSPRVRRVFCAPGNGGIAAQATCLPIAVDDVDGLLAVVEREGIDLTIVGPEAALAAGVVDRFVAAGRRIVGPSREAAQLETSKAFSKAFLQRHGIPTAKAAVVRSLDEALAVLDLHPLPVVIKADGLAAGKGVVVTADREEARGAVRAMMGQRVFGTAGDTVLIEECLEGMEATCMAFCDGRSFVMMPAAQDHKRAEDGDRGPNTGGMGAYAPTPFVTADVLAAVRARVFEPALAGMAAEGRPYRGILYAGLMLTRDGPKVLEFNCRFGDPETQVVLPLLESDLVEVGEAIVDGRLDRLPVRWSNRTAVCVVVTAKGYPGDYQRGDVISGLDQSLDDRTSIVFHAGTAREGGRLVTAGGRVLGVTGVDTTLAAARERAYARVRTIAFGGAAYRSDIAARAVTPSSA, encoded by the coding sequence ATGAAGATTCTCGTCATCGGTGGGGGGGGGCGCGAGCACGCGTTGGTTTGGAAGCTCGCGCAGAGTCCGCGCGTCCGCAGAGTCTTTTGCGCGCCGGGTAACGGCGGCATCGCGGCGCAGGCGACTTGCCTGCCGATCGCGGTGGACGACGTCGACGGTCTTCTCGCTGTGGTGGAGCGCGAAGGCATCGACTTGACCATCGTGGGACCGGAGGCGGCGTTGGCGGCGGGGGTGGTGGATCGATTCGTCGCCGCAGGGCGGCGGATCGTGGGCCCGAGCCGAGAAGCCGCGCAACTCGAGACCAGCAAAGCATTCTCCAAAGCGTTTTTGCAGCGACACGGCATCCCCACCGCTAAGGCGGCGGTGGTCCGATCGTTGGACGAGGCCCTGGCCGTTCTGGATCTGCATCCGCTGCCGGTGGTGATCAAAGCCGACGGACTCGCCGCCGGGAAAGGCGTGGTGGTGACGGCCGATCGCGAGGAGGCGCGCGGCGCGGTGCGCGCGATGATGGGCCAGCGGGTGTTCGGGACCGCCGGTGACACGGTGTTGATCGAAGAATGCCTTGAAGGGATGGAGGCCACGTGTATGGCGTTCTGCGACGGCCGATCGTTCGTCATGATGCCCGCGGCGCAGGATCACAAACGGGCGGAGGACGGCGATCGTGGACCGAACACCGGCGGCATGGGCGCATACGCTCCCACCCCCTTCGTCACGGCCGACGTGTTGGCGGCGGTGCGGGCGCGGGTGTTTGAGCCTGCGCTGGCGGGGATGGCGGCGGAGGGACGGCCCTACCGCGGGATCCTGTACGCGGGACTGATGCTGACGCGGGATGGCCCCAAGGTGCTCGAGTTCAATTGCCGGTTCGGAGATCCCGAAACACAGGTGGTGCTGCCCCTGTTGGAGAGCGATCTGGTCGAGGTGGGCGAGGCCATCGTGGACGGGCGGTTGGACCGGCTTCCCGTGCGCTGGAGCAACCGTACCGCGGTCTGCGTGGTGGTGACCGCCAAGGGATACCCGGGCGACTACCAACGGGGCGACGTCATCTCGGGCCTCGACCAGAGTCTCGATGACAGAACGTCCATCGTCTTCCACGCGGGCACGGCGCGTGAGGGCGGTCGTCTCGTGACCGCCGGAGGCCGCGTGTTGGGCGTGACGGGCGTGGACACGACGCTGGCTGCGGCGCGCGAGCGGGCGTATGCCCGCGTTCGAACGATTGCGTTCGGAGGGGCGGCGTATCGCTCGGACATTGCAGCGCGGGCGGTGACGCCGTCGTCGGCGTAG
- a CDS encoding phosphatase PAP2 family protein: protein MLFRLDPLFREAIAPWRTPTVRAVMEWVTTFGEGWLLGVGALAMALIAHRVGRSDLVRAGLVAVPAMIASGLFSRVIKILTARPRPSAAAGALDSWWPSLDAAYNSFPSGHATSAFTLAAILAVAAPSGRWWFYVVAGVIAFSRVAVDAHFVSDVVAGGLLGWATGRIALAVADRRWPVREGPGRA from the coding sequence GTGTTGTTTCGGCTCGATCCGTTGTTCCGCGAGGCGATCGCGCCCTGGCGCACGCCGACGGTCCGGGCCGTCATGGAATGGGTGACTACGTTCGGGGAGGGCTGGCTGCTGGGCGTGGGGGCGCTCGCCATGGCACTGATCGCACACCGCGTGGGTCGGTCCGATTTGGTCCGAGCCGGACTGGTGGCGGTTCCGGCGATGATCGCCTCGGGCCTGTTTTCGCGCGTGATCAAGATCCTCACGGCCAGACCGCGGCCCAGCGCGGCGGCGGGAGCGCTCGACTCCTGGTGGCCGTCGCTGGACGCGGCGTACAACTCGTTCCCGTCGGGGCACGCCACGTCGGCGTTCACGTTGGCCGCGATTTTGGCCGTGGCGGCGCCTTCAGGGCGGTGGTGGTTCTATGTCGTGGCCGGGGTGATTGCCTTCTCCCGGGTCGCGGTCGACGCGCATTTTGTCTCGGACGTGGTGGCGGGCGGGCTCCTGGGCTGGGCGACCGGGCGAATCGCTTTGGCGGTGGCGGACCGGCGGTGGCCCGTGCGTGAAGGGCCGGGACGAGCGTGA
- a CDS encoding glycosyltransferase family 39 protein, which produces MTAERAGAAALLIGCAALFFWGLGSVPLFDVDEAVFAEATREMLATGDWITPQYNGVDRFDKPILFYWLMASSFALFGVGEFGARFWSAAFGVGLVALLLVFAWRRMGPRVGLLSGLVAATSLEVVVLAHSAITDMVLIFFITAGLLAWFAAVQASDPRARVDAALVGSAALALAVLTKGPIGIVLPGLILTGFLVLRGGMREALTNLPWGRMLLVFLLVAAPWYALELQARGWAFVEGFLLKHNVRRFTGVISGHAGPVYYYLPVVAVGLFPWTVFALPAFRWAWPSGWWGLRRPTDREALALFLLVWAGVVFIFFSAAGTKLPNYVASLYPPLALLVGMWAERFAARAPGADRWVGGGIIVLVGIALLVAIAFGGLPWWLEWARERFPKAAYLHQPIDVGWGPAALGTTVLVGAAAIAWLARQRRPAATIGAIAATTVLTVGVLLTAVAPVAASVIQVPLRDMAVRAGLEAGPDGGIALYGLNKPSVVFYAKRVVTVVGESRPEELAALMVQDRKWMVITKSAWVERLKGVAEVYAIETRGGYVLASNRSGSEATPTAVNEAPTNALR; this is translated from the coding sequence GTGACCGCCGAGCGAGCAGGCGCGGCCGCGCTGTTGATCGGATGCGCGGCCTTGTTTTTCTGGGGATTGGGCAGCGTCCCGCTGTTCGACGTGGACGAGGCGGTGTTCGCCGAAGCCACGCGCGAGATGCTGGCCACCGGCGACTGGATTACGCCGCAATACAACGGAGTCGACCGCTTCGACAAGCCCATCCTGTTCTACTGGCTGATGGCGTCCTCGTTCGCCCTGTTCGGAGTCGGCGAGTTCGGTGCGCGGTTCTGGTCGGCCGCGTTCGGCGTCGGCCTCGTCGCCCTGCTCTTGGTATTCGCGTGGCGGCGGATGGGCCCGCGAGTGGGCCTGCTGTCGGGACTGGTTGCGGCCACGTCGCTGGAAGTGGTGGTGCTCGCGCACTCCGCGATCACGGACATGGTCCTGATTTTTTTTATCACCGCCGGCCTGCTCGCGTGGTTTGCCGCGGTGCAGGCCAGCGACCCGAGGGCGCGCGTGGACGCGGCGCTCGTTGGATCGGCGGCGCTGGCCCTGGCGGTGTTGACCAAAGGCCCGATTGGGATCGTGTTGCCGGGCCTGATTCTCACGGGGTTTCTCGTGCTCCGGGGCGGAATGCGGGAGGCGCTGACCAATCTGCCTTGGGGACGAATGCTGCTGGTGTTCTTGCTGGTGGCTGCTCCGTGGTACGCGTTGGAATTGCAGGCGCGAGGGTGGGCGTTCGTCGAGGGGTTTCTGTTGAAACACAACGTGCGACGGTTCACGGGCGTGATCTCCGGCCACGCGGGACCGGTGTATTATTATCTGCCGGTGGTGGCGGTAGGCCTCTTTCCCTGGACGGTATTTGCGTTGCCCGCCTTTCGCTGGGCATGGCCCTCCGGGTGGTGGGGGCTGCGCCGTCCGACCGACCGCGAGGCGCTCGCGCTTTTCCTGTTGGTCTGGGCCGGCGTGGTGTTTATCTTCTTCTCCGCGGCCGGCACCAAGTTGCCCAACTACGTGGCCTCGCTGTATCCTCCGCTGGCGTTGCTGGTGGGGATGTGGGCCGAGCGATTCGCCGCGCGGGCTCCGGGCGCGGATCGCTGGGTGGGCGGTGGGATCATCGTCCTGGTGGGCATCGCCCTGCTCGTGGCCATTGCGTTCGGAGGGCTGCCGTGGTGGCTGGAATGGGCGCGCGAGCGTTTTCCCAAGGCCGCGTACCTGCACCAGCCCATCGACGTTGGCTGGGGGCCTGCGGCGCTGGGAACCACGGTCCTGGTCGGTGCGGCGGCGATCGCCTGGCTGGCGCGACAGCGACGCCCCGCGGCCACCATCGGCGCGATCGCCGCAACCACCGTGTTGACGGTGGGGGTCCTGCTGACGGCGGTGGCGCCCGTTGCCGCGTCGGTGATCCAGGTGCCGTTGCGCGATATGGCGGTTCGCGCGGGCCTGGAGGCGGGGCCGGACGGCGGGATCGCGCTGTACGGATTGAACAAACCCAGCGTCGTGTTTTACGCGAAACGGGTGGTGACCGTGGTGGGGGAGAGCCGGCCGGAGGAGCTGGCCGCGTTGATGGTGCAAGACCGCAAATGGATGGTGATCACCAAGTCCGCGTGGGTCGAGCGGCTCAAGGGCGTGGCCGAGGTTTACGCGATCGAGACTCGCGGCGGCTACGTGTTGGCGTCGAACCGTTCCGGGTCCGAGGCGACTCCGACCGCGGTGAATGAGGCCCCAACCAATGCGCTCCGGTAA
- a CDS encoding glycosyltransferase family 2 protein — MRSGNKSPALSVVIPLYNEADNLDALADRVFGTLKRFELDAEVLFVDDGSTDDSEKIFRRLCEVHPRLRVIRLRRNFGQTAAMAAGFDHALGAVIVVLDGDLQNDPDDIPLLLKRLDEGYDVVSGWRRDRKDHWSRVLPSRFANWLIGRVTGVRLHDYGCSLKVYRADVIQNIPLYGDLHRFIPALATIYGAKIAEQPVRHHERAHGTSKYTLARTFRVIMDLIIVSFLKSYAQRPMHAFGWAGVIMLVVGFGIDAYLAFQKLAFGAQLANRPLLLLGAVLMLAGLQIASLGILAELQIRTYHESQGKPIYTVREILDGEERTRG, encoded by the coding sequence ATGCGCTCCGGTAACAAGTCGCCCGCGCTGTCAGTCGTCATTCCCCTCTACAACGAGGCGGACAACCTCGACGCGCTTGCGGATCGGGTCTTCGGCACCCTCAAGCGGTTTGAGCTGGACGCGGAAGTCCTGTTCGTGGACGACGGGAGTACGGACGACAGTGAGAAGATCTTTCGGCGCCTCTGCGAAGTCCACCCGCGTTTACGGGTGATCCGGCTGCGGCGAAACTTCGGCCAAACCGCGGCCATGGCCGCGGGGTTCGATCATGCGCTCGGGGCGGTGATCGTGGTATTGGACGGGGACCTGCAGAACGATCCCGACGACATCCCGCTGCTCCTCAAACGGCTCGACGAAGGATACGACGTGGTGAGCGGATGGCGGCGCGATCGAAAAGATCACTGGAGTCGGGTGTTGCCGTCGCGCTTCGCCAACTGGCTGATCGGCCGCGTCACGGGCGTGCGGCTGCACGACTACGGGTGTTCGCTCAAGGTGTACCGGGCGGACGTGATCCAGAATATTCCGCTGTACGGCGACCTCCACCGCTTCATTCCGGCGCTGGCGACCATCTACGGCGCAAAAATCGCCGAACAGCCGGTGCGTCACCACGAACGGGCCCACGGAACCAGCAAGTACACCTTGGCGCGGACCTTCCGCGTCATCATGGACCTCATCATCGTCAGTTTTCTCAAGAGCTACGCGCAACGCCCCATGCACGCCTTCGGGTGGGCGGGGGTCATTATGCTGGTGGTGGGTTTCGGGATCGACGCCTACTTGGCGTTCCAGAAGCTCGCGTTCGGCGCTCAACTCGCCAACCGGCCGCTCCTGCTCTTGGGGGCGGTGTTGATGCTCGCGGGATTGCAGATCGCGAGCCTGGGAATCCTCGCCGAGCTTCAGATCCGGACCTACCATGAGTCCCAGGGCAAGCCCATCTACACGGTTCGCGAAATCCTCGACGGTGAAGAGAGGACTCGCGGATGA
- a CDS encoding lysylphosphatidylglycerol synthase transmembrane domain-containing protein: MKKVWLLALKLSVTVGLLAYLFSRIDVASVADLVAGASWGWVVAALFLYLALQGLCAWRWLLLARVLDLGGTWAQFVRYYYVGMFFNLFLPTGVGGDVYRCYYVARSAADWRRAILSVLADRGVGFGTMCVIAAVATLTFGRVHLPAWMAWALGGSVLGVIALAAVGVTARGPFKAIRTSVPLVVEFFKRPGLLAVVTGLSFLLQILVIVVSIFNGMALQLDVPVAFYFILIPLIAVATMIPVSLNGLGVREGAFVFFLAQVGVPEAQALSLALLWLGVVIASSLVGGLVWLATPAPPKPVEAGNALRLDPETAR; encoded by the coding sequence ATGAAGAAGGTGTGGCTGCTTGCGCTCAAGCTCAGCGTCACGGTGGGCTTATTGGCGTATCTCTTTTCTCGGATCGACGTGGCGTCCGTCGCCGACCTCGTAGCGGGCGCATCCTGGGGGTGGGTCGTCGCGGCATTGTTCCTCTATCTGGCCTTACAGGGGCTGTGCGCGTGGCGCTGGTTGTTGCTGGCGCGCGTTTTGGATCTTGGGGGCACCTGGGCTCAGTTCGTCCGGTATTACTACGTCGGCATGTTCTTCAATCTGTTTTTGCCCACGGGCGTAGGGGGAGACGTGTACCGGTGCTACTACGTGGCCAGATCCGCGGCGGATTGGCGGCGGGCGATCCTCTCCGTGCTGGCGGATCGGGGCGTGGGCTTCGGGACGATGTGCGTGATCGCGGCGGTCGCGACCCTGACCTTCGGCCGCGTTCATCTGCCGGCTTGGATGGCGTGGGCGCTGGGAGGCAGCGTGTTGGGGGTGATCGCGCTCGCCGCGGTGGGGGTTACCGCGCGCGGTCCGTTCAAAGCGATACGAACGTCCGTCCCGTTGGTGGTCGAGTTCTTCAAGCGACCGGGTTTGCTGGCGGTGGTCACCGGGCTGTCGTTTTTGCTGCAGATCCTCGTCATCGTCGTCAGCATCTTCAACGGGATGGCATTGCAACTCGACGTGCCGGTCGCCTTCTACTTCATTTTGATTCCCCTGATCGCGGTGGCCACGATGATCCCGGTCAGCCTCAACGGGCTGGGGGTGCGCGAGGGCGCCTTCGTATTTTTTCTCGCCCAAGTGGGGGTGCCGGAAGCCCAGGCCCTGTCGCTCGCGCTGCTGTGGCTCGGCGTGGTCATTGCGTCGAGTCTGGTCGGCGGGCTCGTGTGGCTGGCCACTCCGGCGCCGCCGAAGCCGGTCGAGGCCGGCAACGCGCTCCGGCTTGACCCTGAAACAGCGCGATGA
- the purE gene encoding 5-(carboxyamino)imidazole ribonucleotide mutase — protein MGSDSDLPTMEEAGKALRELGVPFTVTVASAHRSPDLLRSWIHGVEAEGVRVIIAGAGGAAHLAGVVASETVLPVIGVPLDSSALHGLDALLSTVQMPGGVPVATVAIGKAGAKNAGILAARILALQDERLSKRLVEYRSKMAKYVEKKAKDLLSSRASNQS, from the coding sequence ATGGGCAGCGACTCGGATCTTCCGACTATGGAAGAAGCCGGGAAGGCGCTCCGCGAACTGGGGGTTCCGTTCACCGTGACGGTGGCCTCGGCCCACCGGTCGCCGGATCTGCTGCGGTCGTGGATCCACGGCGTCGAGGCCGAAGGCGTGCGGGTGATCATCGCAGGAGCCGGAGGAGCGGCTCATCTGGCCGGTGTGGTCGCGTCAGAGACCGTGCTTCCCGTGATTGGCGTGCCGCTGGACTCGTCGGCGCTGCATGGTCTGGACGCGCTGCTCTCCACTGTCCAGATGCCGGGTGGTGTACCCGTGGCGACCGTGGCGATCGGTAAAGCCGGGGCCAAGAATGCGGGGATCCTGGCGGCCCGCATCCTGGCTCTGCAGGATGAGCGGCTGTCCAAACGCCTCGTGGAGTACCGCTCCAAGATGGCAAAATACGTTGAAAAGAAAGCGAAAGATCTGTTGTCGAGCAGGGCGTCCAACCAGTCGTAG
- a CDS encoding Rrf2 family transcriptional regulator, with protein sequence MLKLSKRIDYGLLAMNHIALSHDHSAVNTKRIADEYHIPVELLAKVLQRLAKKGLIVSQNGPKGGYALARSATDITVSEIIEAIEGPIMLTTCSFSGKGESVCDQWSWCNLRSPLHKIQDGVRKLLQGMTLAEMSQISRQEESSHGLEIAHLSR encoded by the coding sequence GTGTTAAAGCTCTCGAAGCGAATCGACTACGGTTTGCTGGCCATGAATCACATCGCGCTGAGCCACGACCATTCGGCCGTGAACACCAAGCGGATTGCCGATGAGTATCACATTCCGGTCGAGCTGCTGGCCAAGGTCCTCCAGCGGCTGGCTAAAAAGGGGCTCATCGTGTCGCAGAACGGTCCAAAGGGCGGGTACGCGCTGGCGCGATCCGCTACCGACATCACGGTGTCCGAAATCATCGAGGCGATCGAGGGTCCGATCATGCTCACGACGTGTTCGTTTTCCGGGAAAGGGGAGAGCGTCTGTGACCAGTGGTCGTGGTGCAATCTTCGGTCGCCCTTGCACAAGATTCAAGACGGCGTCCGCAAACTGCTGCAAGGAATGACATTGGCCGAGATGTCGCAAATCAGTCGGCAAGAGGAGAGTTCGCATGGCCTTGAAATTGCCCATTTATCTCGATAA
- a CDS encoding IscS subfamily cysteine desulfurase — translation MALKLPIYLDNHATTPVDPRVLQAMLPYFTEKFGNAASRNHAFGWEAEAGVEAARAHIADLIHADPKEIVFTSGATESDNLALKGVAGMYREKGDHVITVVTEHRAVLDTAKRLEKEGFKVTYLSVPSNGIVNPDDVRNAITDRTILISVMMANNEIGTINPVAEIGKIAKERGVVFHCDATQGVGKIPVDVQAMGIDLMSFSAHKLYGPKGVGALYVRRRNPRVRLAAQMDGGGHERGMRSGTLPVPLIVGFGEACRIAGEVMPEESARLTAMRDRLHAGILKGLDEVYLNGHPTQRLPHNLNISFAYVEGEAMLMGLKDIALSSGSACTSATLEPSYVLRSLGVGSDLAHSSIRFGLGRFNTDEEIDFVIERVIQAVTKLREMSPLYEMAKEGVDLKAVNWSAH, via the coding sequence ATGGCCTTGAAATTGCCCATTTATCTCGATAACCACGCCACGACGCCGGTTGATCCGCGCGTCCTCCAGGCAATGCTGCCGTATTTCACCGAGAAATTCGGCAACGCGGCGAGCCGCAACCACGCGTTTGGTTGGGAAGCCGAAGCCGGGGTGGAAGCCGCGCGCGCTCACATCGCCGACCTGATCCACGCGGACCCCAAGGAGATCGTCTTCACGAGCGGAGCGACCGAATCGGACAACCTGGCGCTCAAGGGCGTGGCTGGCATGTACCGCGAAAAGGGTGACCATGTCATCACGGTGGTCACCGAACACCGCGCCGTGCTGGACACCGCCAAACGCCTGGAGAAGGAGGGGTTCAAGGTCACGTACCTCTCGGTGCCGTCGAACGGCATCGTGAATCCGGACGACGTGAGGAACGCGATCACCGATCGCACGATCCTGATTTCGGTCATGATGGCGAACAACGAGATCGGGACGATCAACCCGGTCGCCGAGATCGGCAAGATCGCCAAGGAGCGCGGGGTGGTATTTCATTGCGACGCCACGCAGGGAGTCGGCAAGATTCCGGTGGACGTGCAGGCGATGGGAATCGACCTGATGTCCTTCTCCGCGCACAAACTCTACGGCCCCAAGGGCGTGGGCGCGCTCTACGTACGTCGGCGCAACCCGCGGGTCCGGCTGGCCGCTCAGATGGACGGCGGCGGACACGAACGCGGCATGCGGTCGGGCACGCTGCCGGTGCCGTTGATCGTCGGGTTCGGCGAGGCCTGCCGAATCGCCGGCGAGGTGATGCCCGAGGAATCCGCGCGGCTGACCGCGATGCGCGACCGCCTGCACGCCGGGATCCTGAAAGGGTTGGACGAGGTCTATCTCAACGGCCATCCCACGCAGCGGTTGCCGCACAACCTGAACATCAGTTTTGCCTACGTCGAGGGCGAGGCCATGCTGATGGGGCTGAAGGACATCGCGCTGTCGTCCGGTTCCGCCTGTACGTCGGCGACGTTGGAACCCTCGTACGTGTTGCGGTCGTTGGGCGTGGGCTCTGACCTGGCGCACTCGTCGATTCGGTTCGGGTTGGGGCGGTTCAACACCGATGAGGAGATCGATTTCGTGATCGAACGCGTCATCCAGGCGGTGACCAAGCTGCGCGAGATGTCCCCGCTGTACGAGATGGCGAAAGAGGGGGTTGATCTGAAGGCGGTCAACTGGTCGGCCCATTAA
- the iscU gene encoding Fe-S cluster assembly scaffold IscU has translation MAYSDKVVDHYNNPRNVGSLDKNDPNVGTGVVGAPECGDVMKLQIKLNEQGVIQDAKFKTFGCGSAIASSSLATEWLKGKTIDEAAQIKNTDIVQELALPPVKIHCSVLAEDAIKAALADVKKKQESQAAQPTSAS, from the coding sequence ATGGCTTACAGCGATAAGGTCGTTGATCACTACAACAACCCGCGCAACGTGGGGAGCTTGGATAAGAACGATCCCAACGTGGGCACCGGGGTCGTGGGCGCGCCGGAGTGCGGCGACGTCATGAAGCTGCAGATCAAACTCAACGAACAGGGCGTGATCCAAGACGCCAAGTTCAAGACGTTCGGGTGCGGCAGCGCCATCGCCAGCTCCAGTCTGGCGACGGAATGGCTCAAGGGCAAAACGATCGACGAAGCGGCGCAGATCAAGAACACCGACATCGTGCAGGAGCTGGCGCTGCCTCCGGTGAAGATCCACTGCTCGGTACTGGCCGAAGACGCGATCAAGGCGGCCTTGGCGGACGTGAAGAAGAAACAAGAGAGCCAGGCGGCTCAGCCTACTTCGGCCTCGTAA
- a CDS encoding iron-sulfur cluster assembly accessory protein, whose amino-acid sequence MEFSLDMVDEPKAEGTSLKVTPAAATEAKRLIELQGTPDMVVRVAVQGGGCSGFTYRMNFDTKVSEFDEVIPVEGVKFVVDAKSALFLKGTTLDYVNALMGGGFKFINPNATGTCGCGESFSA is encoded by the coding sequence ATGGAATTTTCACTGGATATGGTTGATGAACCCAAAGCCGAAGGAACGTCGCTCAAAGTCACCCCCGCGGCGGCTACGGAAGCCAAACGATTGATCGAGCTCCAGGGCACGCCCGACATGGTGGTGCGCGTCGCGGTCCAGGGAGGCGGGTGTTCGGGCTTCACGTACCGTATGAACTTCGACACCAAGGTCTCGGAGTTCGACGAGGTCATTCCGGTCGAAGGGGTGAAGTTCGTGGTGGACGCGAAGAGCGCCTTGTTCCTGAAGGGCACCACGCTGGATTACGTCAACGCGTTGATGGGCGGCGGGTTCAAGTTCATCAATCCCAATGCGACGGGAACGTGCGGCTGCGGCGAATCGTTCTCCGCGTGA
- the hscA gene encoding Fe-S protein assembly chaperone HscA, with the protein MARIVGIDLGTTNSLVAYMDHGRPRIIADGSDARLVPSVVSIYGDGRVEVGVAAKRRLLTRPQETIYSIKRFMGKGWNDVRDETASFPYRISSEHKDVVHVLAGGRAWTPPEISAFILKDLKARADAFLGEPVTQAVITVPAYFNDTQRQATKDAGRLAGLDVLRIVNEPTAASLAYGLQQRKQGLIAVYDLGGGTFDVSILKLKEGIFEVLATNGNTHLGGDDFDQRLAGILADDIKRRHGIEITGSPDLIQEVRVAAEAAKCRLSELDRTVVEMPLPGGICYSLEITREAFEAAVGDLVESTLGPCRNALADAKLAPSQIDEVVLVGGSTRVPLVRRRVQDFFNKVPHSELNPDEVVALGAAVQADILAGGIRDMLLLDVTPLSLGIETMGGIMSVVIPRNTTIPTSAKETFTTSVEGQRAVAIHVLQGERELVKDNRSLARFDLRGIDPMPAGLPRVEVTFLIDANGILQVSATEQRSGRSAAVEVKPSYGLTEAQIEQMLADSFRHAKSDLEQRALIEARNEANEIVHATERALKRGRTLVAADEVARIETLLGELKAAMDGTDRQDIKQKKNQLDQATRHLAEVLMDSALQEALRERNVAEFLPKS; encoded by the coding sequence ATGGCACGGATCGTCGGGATCGACCTCGGAACCACCAACAGCCTGGTGGCGTACATGGACCACGGCCGGCCCCGCATTATCGCGGACGGGTCGGACGCGCGTCTGGTGCCGTCGGTGGTGTCGATCTATGGCGACGGGCGGGTGGAGGTCGGCGTGGCGGCGAAGCGGCGACTTCTCACGCGGCCGCAGGAGACGATTTATTCGATCAAACGGTTCATGGGCAAAGGGTGGAACGACGTGCGCGATGAAACCGCGTCGTTCCCGTATCGCATTTCGTCGGAGCACAAAGACGTGGTGCACGTCCTCGCGGGCGGGCGCGCGTGGACACCACCCGAGATTTCGGCGTTCATCCTGAAAGATCTCAAGGCTCGCGCCGACGCGTTTCTCGGCGAGCCCGTGACGCAAGCGGTGATCACGGTGCCGGCCTATTTCAACGATACCCAACGCCAGGCCACGAAGGACGCGGGCCGGCTCGCGGGCTTGGACGTGCTTCGGATCGTCAACGAACCGACCGCGGCGTCGCTCGCCTACGGACTGCAGCAGCGCAAGCAGGGCTTGATCGCGGTGTACGACCTGGGCGGGGGGACCTTCGACGTCTCGATCCTCAAGCTCAAAGAGGGGATCTTCGAGGTGCTGGCCACGAACGGGAATACCCACCTCGGCGGCGATGATTTCGACCAGCGGCTCGCGGGGATCTTGGCCGACGACATCAAGCGCCGTCACGGGATCGAAATCACCGGCTCCCCCGATTTGATCCAGGAGGTTCGCGTCGCCGCCGAAGCCGCCAAGTGCCGGTTGTCCGAACTGGATCGAACCGTGGTGGAGATGCCGCTGCCCGGCGGAATCTGTTACAGCCTGGAAATCACCCGGGAGGCATTCGAGGCGGCGGTGGGCGATCTCGTCGAATCCACGCTCGGTCCCTGCCGCAACGCACTGGCCGACGCCAAGCTGGCGCCGAGTCAAATCGACGAGGTGGTCTTGGTCGGAGGGTCGACCCGCGTCCCGCTCGTGCGCCGACGCGTACAGGATTTTTTCAATAAGGTCCCCCACTCCGAGTTGAATCCGGACGAGGTCGTGGCGCTCGGCGCCGCGGTGCAGGCCGACATTCTGGCCGGCGGTATCCGCGACATGCTCTTGCTGGACGTCACGCCCCTGTCGCTCGGCATCGAGACCATGGGCGGCATTATGAGCGTGGTGATCCCGCGCAATACCACCATTCCCACGAGCGCCAAGGAGACGTTTACTACCTCGGTCGAGGGTCAGCGCGCGGTGGCGATCCACGTCCTGCAGGGTGAGCGCGAGTTGGTCAAGGACAACCGGAGTCTTGCGCGCTTCGACCTTCGCGGCATCGATCCCATGCCCGCCGGACTCCCGCGGGTCGAGGTGACGTTCCTGATCGACGCCAACGGGATTCTCCAGGTCAGCGCGACCGAGCAGCGAAGCGGCCGGTCGGCGGCCGTCGAGGTGAAGCCCTCCTACGGGCTGACCGAAGCACAGATCGAGCAAATGCTGGCGGACTCGTTCCGACACGCCAAGAGCGATTTGGAGCAGCGAGCCCTGATCGAAGCCAGAAATGAAGCGAACGAAATCGTCCACGCCACGGAGCGGGCGCTTAAGCGAGGGCGCACGCTCGTTGCAGCGGACGAGGTCGCGCGTATCGAGACGTTGCTCGGCGAGTTGAAAGCCGCGATGGACGGTACCGACCGGCAGGACATCAAGCAAAAGAAGAATCAGCTCGATCAGGCGACCCGCCATCTAGCCGAGGTGTTGATGGATTCGGCCCTCCAGGAGGCGCTCCGCGAGCGGAACGTGGCGGAATTCCTCCCCAAGTCCTGA